The DNA region CCAAACTGATCAGCAAACAGCGTCTGGAAGAGAAGGTCCTTTCGAAACTGGATGCTACAGTCGCAAGATATACGTCTGCCCGGTACTATCCAACCAAGAACAATCCGGATGTGCTGGAACGGCTCGATGGACAGATTTCAAAGCAGCTTGTGCTGAACAAGATGCTGGATGCCTTTGAGACGGCAGGGTACACCGCTGACGATCTTGCTTATGACAATCAGGAGAATGGGGTTGAAGGCGGGGGCATATCGGATAAACCAAGCTTCGTCATTCCGGTGGAATACCGGTTGGATCAAGGTTCGCTGGTGGTCACGGTGCCGCTAAGTCGGGTGAAAGAGAGCGGACCATACCGCATTCGCAATATCGATCTGCTGGCTTACTTTGGTGCGGCGGATACGAAAGGTGAAGGTTATATGTTTGTCCCCGACGGTTCAGGCAGCCTGATCTATCTGAACAACGGAAAGGTCAAGGAAGAGCAGTACGTACAGCGTGTGTATGGTGCAGATCCGAACGATAATTCGCTCGGTCGTCCTCAGGTGAGTGAATCTGCGCATATGCCTGTGTTTGGTCTGAAGAACGGTGAACATGCCTGGTTTGCCGTGATTGAAAAAGGGGATGGCATGGCCAGTATCTCTGCGGATATTGGAGGCAGGCAAAATAGTTACAACCATGTCTATGGCACGTTTTCCCTGCGGGGTGAAGATGAACTGGAGATGTATACCTCGCAAAAGATGCAGGAAATTCAGCTATTGAGCGAGGAACCTTTCCGTGGGGATATTCAGGTCCGGTACCATTTCCTTCATGGGGAAGATGCCAGTTATTCCGGCATGGCTCGGTTGTATCAGCAGCAGTTGGTGGGGGAAAGTGTACTGAAACCGCTGGAAAACGAGTCTGCCTTACCTTTTTACGTGGATGTGTTAGGTGCAGTGGACAAAAAAACTTCATTTCTGGGTGTGCCTTATCGGACCACATTGGCTATGACGACATATGAACAAGCGGCTGAAATGGCTGTGAAGCTGCAGCAGGAGGGTGTGAACCGCGTGCAGATGCGGTATCAGGGATGGTTTGGTGGTGGCTTCAGTCACGGTACACCCACCCAGGTCAAATTGGACAGTGAAGTGGGCAGTCGTTCTGAATTACAGAAGCTGTCTGAACAATTGAATCAGTCTGGAGGAGCGCTGTTCCCTGATGTGGCGTTCCAGCGTATTTATCACGATGATTGGAACTTTGCTCCATCCTCGGATGCAGCGCGATTTGTAACCAAGGAGACAGCTGAATTGTATCCATACAGTCCTGCCCTCAACCGGATGGATCGGAGCAAAGACAGTTATTACCTGCTGTCGGCCG from Paenibacillus sp. JNUCC-31 includes:
- a CDS encoding DUF5696 domain-containing protein translates to MNKRQRIYAVLASGAAVILLAAGLLYINNRGVPAVEAAAYLEATTEAIPTGTESLQFLSDSSQGVPGMQLVAEDQGMGLYYNEETTEIAVRDGTSGQIWYSNPIERNQDGLASGYEKEVLSSQLNVSFRDAIGTLENFPNFSSSISNQQFAAANVEQGIRVTYTLGDTSLGIDALPKLISKQRLEEKVLSKLDATVARYTSARYYPTKNNPDVLERLDGQISKQLVLNKMLDAFETAGYTADDLAYDNQENGVEGGGISDKPSFVIPVEYRLDQGSLVVTVPLSRVKESGPYRIRNIDLLAYFGAADTKGEGYMFVPDGSGSLIYLNNGKVKEEQYVQRVYGADPNDNSLGRPQVSESAHMPVFGLKNGEHAWFAVIEKGDGMASISADIGGRQNSYNHVYGTFSLRGEDELEMYTSQKMQEIQLLSEEPFRGDIQVRYHFLHGEDASYSGMARLYQQQLVGESVLKPLENESALPFYVDVLGAVDKKTSFLGVPYRTTLAMTTYEQAAEMAVKLQQEGVNRVQMRYQGWFGGGFSHGTPTQVKLDSEVGSRSELQKLSEQLNQSGGALFPDVAFQRIYHDDWNFAPSSDAARFVTKETAELYPYSPALNRMDRSKDSYYLLSAAKLPYVMSEFAGKINKLELSGLSLRDLGQVLSSDYRDSRVIHRETAKNIVKEQLGKLQQEYPNMMLSSANAYAWGYTQHIVDAPSGSSRFNITDEEVPFYEMVIHGYMDYAASPMNTSGDQDLRKQLLRSLELGSAPQFQWTYEPASKLKLTSYDSAYATDYAYWVDEAAELYKEANGVLGELRNQPMTEHERVQDGVVRVTYRGGTSILVNYNDDPVTIDGITVGGADYTVEGVNR